A genomic window from Punica granatum isolate Tunisia-2019 chromosome 2, ASM765513v2, whole genome shotgun sequence includes:
- the LOC116195957 gene encoding heavy metal-associated isoprenylated plant protein 45 produces the protein MFGWRSSKTEISDALSIVELLVHMDCEGCEKRIRRAISKIEGVDTVEVDMNQQKVTVTGYVDQRHVLKVVRRAGRKAEFWPYPYDSEYYPYAAQYLDESTFSSTYNYYRHGFNESVHGYFPDQAYSTVSDETVFLFSDDNVHACSIM, from the exons ATGTTCGGTTGGCGTTCCAGCAAGACGGAGATCTCCGATGCATTGTCT ATCGTGGAGCTGCTGGTGCATATGGATTGTGAGGGCTGCGAGAAGCGGATTCGAAGAGCAATCTCTAAAATAGAAG GCGTGGATACTGTGGAGGTGGACATGAATCAACAGAAGGTGACAGTCACGGGGTATGTGGACCAGCGACACGTGCTGAAAGTCGTGAGGAGAGCCGGGAGGAAGGCCGAGTTCTGGCCTTACCCTTATGACAGCGAGTACTACCCCTACGCGGCGCAGTACCTAGACGAGTCTACCTTCTCGTCCACCTACAACTACTACCGCCACGGCTTCAACGAGAGCGTCCATGGGTACTTTCCCGACCAAGCATATTCCACTGTCAGTGACGAGACTGTCTTCCTCTTCAGCGACGATAACGTCCATGCCTGTAGTATCATGTGA
- the LOC116195956 gene encoding membrane steroid-binding protein 2-like — protein MALYSTAMEAVEAYTGLSPMAFFTILAMMVVTYRIVCTMFVHPEDHSTSASKAVDPSASFQPPAEPVQLGDVTEEQLRAYDGSDPTKPLLMAIKGQIYDVSRGRMFYGPGGPYAMFAGRDASRALALMSFDPKDLTGNIEGLSESELEVLQDWEYKFMEKYVKVGQLIP, from the exons ATGGCGCTGTACTCGACGGCGATGGAGGCGGTAGAAGCGTACACGGGGCTGTCCCCGATGGCGTTCTTCACGATCCTCGCCATGATGGTCGTCACGTACAGGATTGTCTGCACCATGTTCGTTCACCCCGAGGATCACAGCACTTCTGCGTCTAAGGCGGTGGACCCGTCCGCCAGCTTCCAACCGCCCGCGGAGCCGGTTCAGCTGGGAGACGTGACGGAGGAGCAGCTGCGAGCTTACGACGGCTCTGACCCGACCAAGCCCCTCCTCATGGCTATCAAGGGCCAGATCTACGACGTGTCCCGCGGAAG GATGTTCTATGGTCCTGGCGGACCATATGCGATGTTCGCTGGAAGGGATGCAAGCAGGGCTTTGGCCTTAATGTCTTTTGATCCTAAAGACCTTACAGGGAACATCGAAGGCCTGAGTGAGTCCGAGCTTGAAGTATTACAGGACTGGGAGTACAAGTTCATGGAGAAATATGTGAAGGTTGGGCAGCTCATCCCTTGA
- the LOC116195955 gene encoding uncharacterized protein LOC116195955 isoform X1, whose protein sequence is MATVLRTPAIRVPPQSLHLASIPARASRTACLSFRHSSIRHPCIASLRLPRRSPLRFVNFVPFAASGDTETTQAEEVREPQLEEPADGAVVGEDAAGDEETTGGEDTHDSAISLLLRSYKEALASDDDAKVAEIEAYLKSIEDEKASLQNKVVALSAELSTQKDRILRISADFDNFRKRTETERLSLVSNAQGEVVENLLPVMDNFERAKTQIKVETEGEEKINNSYQSIYKQFMEILSSLGVVPVETVGNPFDPLLHEAIMREDSTEYEEGIIIEEYRKGFRLGDRLLRPSMVKVSAGPGPAKTENVEQSKEEAVHANEVSEEGSA, encoded by the exons ATGGCCACTGTCCTGAGAACTCCGGCCATCCGGGTGCCCCCTCAGTCGCTGCACCTTGCCTCCATTCCGGCTAGAGCTTCTAGAACCGCTTGCCTCTCATTCAGGCATAGCAGCATCAGGCATCCCTGTATTGCCTCTCTACGGCTCCCCCGCAGGTCGCCTCTCCGGTTCGTAAATTTCGTGCCTTTTGCTGCCTCCGGTGACACGGAGACCACCCAGGCAGAGGAGGTTCGAGAACCTCAGCTCGAG GAACCTGCCGATGGTGCagttgttggagaagatgCTGCTGGGGATGAAGAAACTACTGGGGGCGAAGATACACACGATTCAGCCATTTCGTTGTTACTCCGCTCTTACAAAGAAGCTTTAGCGAGTGATGATGATGCCAAGGTTGCTGAAATTGAAGCTTACTTGAAATCCATTGAGGATGAGAAAGCTTCTCTTCAAAATAAGGTGGTGGCTTTATCCGCTGAGCTGTCAACACAGAAGGATAGGATTCTTAGGATCAGTGCGGATTTCGATAATTTCCGGAAGAGGACAGAAACGGAACGCCTTTCTCTGGTGTCAAATGCTCAAGGAGAAGTCGTGGAGAACCTCTTGCCTGTAATGGACAATTTTGAGAGGGCTAAAACACAAATTAAGGTGGAGACtgagggagaagagaagatCAACAACAGCTATCAGAGCATATACAAGCAATTTATGGAAATTCTGAGCTCACTAGGTGTTGTTCCTGTGGAGACAGTTGGCAACCCGTTTGATCCACTG cTGCACGAAGCTATCATGCGTGAGGATTCAACGGAATATGAAGAGGGTATAATTATTGAAGAATATCGTAAAGGATTCAGACTGGGAGATAGGCTCTTGCGCCCGTCAATGGTGAAAGTATCAGCAGGTCCTGGGCCCGCGAAGACAGAAAATGTTGAACAGTCGAAGGAGGAGGCGGTGCATGCCAATGAAGTCTCTGAGGAGGGAAGTGCATAA
- the LOC116195955 gene encoding uncharacterized protein LOC116195955 isoform X2 — MATVLRTPAIRVPPQSLHLASIPARASRTACLSFRHSSIRHPCIASLRLPRRSPLRFVNFVPFAASGDTETTQAEEVREPQLEEPADGAVVGEDAAGDEETTGGEDTHDSAISLLLRSYKEALASDDDAKVAEIEAYLKSIEDEKASLQNKVVALSAELSTQKDRILRISADFDNFRKRTETERLSLVSNAQGEVVENLLPVMDNFERAKTQIKVETEGEEKINNSYQSIYKQFMEILSSLGVVPVETVGNPFDPLVSNRVGLKFSRVLHELFQTFQEVCSGFWKTWIRF; from the exons ATGGCCACTGTCCTGAGAACTCCGGCCATCCGGGTGCCCCCTCAGTCGCTGCACCTTGCCTCCATTCCGGCTAGAGCTTCTAGAACCGCTTGCCTCTCATTCAGGCATAGCAGCATCAGGCATCCCTGTATTGCCTCTCTACGGCTCCCCCGCAGGTCGCCTCTCCGGTTCGTAAATTTCGTGCCTTTTGCTGCCTCCGGTGACACGGAGACCACCCAGGCAGAGGAGGTTCGAGAACCTCAGCTCGAG GAACCTGCCGATGGTGCagttgttggagaagatgCTGCTGGGGATGAAGAAACTACTGGGGGCGAAGATACACACGATTCAGCCATTTCGTTGTTACTCCGCTCTTACAAAGAAGCTTTAGCGAGTGATGATGATGCCAAGGTTGCTGAAATTGAAGCTTACTTGAAATCCATTGAGGATGAGAAAGCTTCTCTTCAAAATAAGGTGGTGGCTTTATCCGCTGAGCTGTCAACACAGAAGGATAGGATTCTTAGGATCAGTGCGGATTTCGATAATTTCCGGAAGAGGACAGAAACGGAACGCCTTTCTCTGGTGTCAAATGCTCAAGGAGAAGTCGTGGAGAACCTCTTGCCTGTAATGGACAATTTTGAGAGGGCTAAAACACAAATTAAGGTGGAGACtgagggagaagagaagatCAACAACAGCTATCAGAGCATATACAAGCAATTTATGGAAATTCTGAGCTCACTAGGTGTTGTTCCTGTGGAGACAGTTGGCAACCCGTTTGATCCACTG GTGAGCAACCGAGTTGGCTTGAAATTCAGTCGAGTACTTCATGAACTGTTTCAAACATTTCAAGAAGTTTGTTCAGGTTTCTGGAAGACCTGGATTCGCTTTTAA
- the LOC116198158 gene encoding probable ADP-ribosylation factor GTPase-activating protein AGD14 isoform X2, which produces MGSRREEERNEKIIRGLMKLPPNRRCINCNSLGPQYVCTNFWTFVCVTCSGIHREFTHRVKSVSMAKFTSKEVEALQNGGNQRARETYLKDWDPQRQRLPDSSNADKVREFIKNVYVDRRYAGEKNSEKPPRDVQSIRSQEEETRRASSYHSYSQSPPYDYQYEERRYGKPGAALTRKPGSDRGLYEGKVSSFVYSPGRHSEHMYEDRFANEGSGARVSDYSVSSGGDPFRSGALSPTFQRDAGYSSPPLPPPRGDSSDNLNRETSNKSLEANVRRDADGKHCSQRTASSGSFGSFDSNSMSLKSFNSGSLVNVVPESEQVPGTHQDKISTFSQSTVPGSSGIDLFQATSGPDPAATSIDLFQAPFGPEPKDSSIDLFQAPPSIDLFQSSTHPAPSPIQHQIPQTTTSASLDFFADFSQQSHATMEKTSPEPSVPKNEGWATFDSPQPTTSAPADESLTHVKVPSGEGDGREIFDMYSTLNTSLTWPSSQKPDSQDAPTIAPHAWDESLSNVRAPTVMSNAQPWNAFGEPSVDIPSMGAKQTDESLAAALGHPSNPEQYLALEASVDFSGMPWVGMPRPMASSEPSALSIPSDGIVGPPHTPSLFPFMGETSSHGSTTGYKSTNPFDFPFDTDTEQGNMFLDMSSLQAALPDPQLPNSLLGGVSQPWFPQNPVTPYSAVASQGGLAYMAGQAASPQISNVPVQGPVASIGGNPFD; this is translated from the exons ATGGGGAGCAGGAGGGAAGAAGAGCGGAATGAGAAGATTATCAGAGGTCTCATGAAGCTCCCTCCCAACCGGAGGTGCATCAATTGCAACAGCTTG GGTCCGCAGTATGTTTGTACGAATTTCTGGACCTTCGTCTGCGTGACCTGCAGTGGAATACA tCGTGAATTTACTCATCGTGTGAAGTCCGTATCCATGGCAAAATTTACTTCCAAAGAAGTTGAAGCCCTTCAAAACGGTGGTAATCAG CGAGCTAGGGAAACATACCTGAAGGACTGGGACCCACAAAGGCAAAGATTGCCTGATAGCAG TAATGCCGATAAGGTCCGGGAGTTCATTAAAAACGTGTATGTAGATAGAAGATATGCTGGAGAGAAGAACTCTGAGAAGCCTCCGAGGGATGTACAG AGCATCAGAAGTCAGGAAGAAGAGACACGGCGTGCTAGTTCTTATCATTCATATTCTCAAAGTCCACCTTACGACTATCAATATGAGGAACGGCGATATGGTAAACCAGGTGCTGCTCTGACCAGGAAACCTGGTTCAGATCGAGGACTCTATGAAGGGAAGGTATCTAGTTTTGTGTATAGTCCGGGACGTCATAGTGAACATATGTATGAGGATAGATTTGCAAATGAGGGATCCGGTGCCAGAGTTTCAGATTACTCTGTTTCTAGTGGAGGTGACCCATTTAGATCAGGTGCTCTATCTCCAACTTTTCAAAGGGATGCTGGATATAGCAGCCCACCTTTGCCGCCGCCAAGAGGCGACTCGAGTGACAATTTAAATCGTGAAACATCAAACAAATCCTTGGAGGCAAACGTCAGGAGGGACGCGGATGGGAAACATTGTTCTCAG AGAACAGCGTCTTCAGGAAGTTTTGGCTCATTTGATAGCAACTCAATGTCTCTCAAGTCCTTCAATTCAGGTAGTTTAGTCAATGTTGTTCCAGAATCCGAGCAAGTTCCTGGGACTCATCAAGATAAAATATCTACCTTTTCCCAGTCAACTGTCCCTGGAAGTTCTGGTATAGACCTTTTTCAGGCAACATCTGGACCAGATCCTGCAGCTACATCAATTGACTTGTTTCAGGCACCATTTGGCCCAGAACCTAAGGATTCATCAATTGACTTGTTTCAAGCACCTCCGTCTATAGATCTTTTCCAATCCTCAACACATCCAGCTCCATCCCCAATTCAACATCAAATTCCCCAAACTACTACGTCAGCATCTTTGGATTTCTTTGCTGATTTTTCCCAGCAATCACATGCAACCATGGAAAAGACATCGCCAGAGCCATCTGTTCCTAAAAATGAAGGATGGGCGACCTTTGATTCACCCCAACCCACTACATCTGCTCCAGCTGATGAAAGTTTGACTCATGTGAAAGTACCTTCCGGTGAGGGCGATGGTAGAGAAATTTTTGATATGTATTCAACTTTGAATACAAGCCTTACTTGGCCTTCATCTCAAAAACCTGATTCTCAAGATGCACCTACGATAGCACCTCATGCATGGGATGAAAGTCTCAGCAATGTTCGAGCTCCCACTGTTATGTCAAATGCTCAG CCATGGAATGCATTTGGAGAACCTAGTGTAGACATCCCTTCAATGGGTGCAAAGCAAACTGACGAGTCACTAGCAGCAGCTCTGGGGCATCCGTCAAACCCTGAACAGTATTTGGCACTTGAAGCCTCAGTG GACTTTTCTGGAATGCCATGGGTGGGAATGCCAAGACCCATGGCCTCCTCTGAGCCTTCAGCACTAAGTATCCCATCAGATGGCATTGTGGGGCCGCCACATACTCCATCATTGTTTCCTTTTATG GGGGAAACATCATCACATGGCAGTACAACTGGTTATAAATCAACCAACCCATTCGATTTCCCTTTTGACACGGATACCGAACAAGGCAATATG TTCTTGGACATGAGCTCGTTGCAAGCTGCACTTCCTGATCCCCAACTCCCGAATTCCTTACTGGGAGGTGTATCTCAGCCATGGTTCCCACAGAACCCAGTTACACCTTATTCTGCAGTGGCTTCCCAAG GTGGCTTGGCATATATGGCAGGTCAAGCAGCAAGTCCTCAAATTTC GAATGTCCCAGTACAAGGGCCAGTGGCCTCAATTGGAGGAAATCCGTTTGATTAG
- the LOC116198158 gene encoding probable ADP-ribosylation factor GTPase-activating protein AGD14 isoform X1, protein MGSRREEERNEKIIRGLMKLPPNRRCINCNSLGPQYVCTNFWTFVCVTCSGIHREFTHRVKSVSMAKFTSKEVEALQNGGNQRARETYLKDWDPQRQRLPDSSNADKVREFIKNVYVDRRYAGEKNSEKPPRDVQSIRSQEEETRRASSYHSYSQSPPYDYQYEERRYGKPGAALTRKPGSDRGLYEGKVSSFVYSPGRHSEHMYEDRFANEGSGARVSDYSVSSGGDPFRSGALSPTFQRDAGYSSPPLPPPRGDSSDNLNRETSNKSLEANVRRDADGKHCSQRTASSGSFGSFDSNSMSLKSFNSGSLVNVVPESEQVPGTHQDKISTFSQSTVPGSSGIDLFQATSGPDPAATSIDLFQAPFGPEPKDSSIDLFQAPPSIDLFQSSTHPAPSPIQHQIPQTTTSASLDFFADFSQQSHATMEKTSPEPSVPKNEGWATFDSPQPTTSAPADESLTHVKVPSGEGDGREIFDMYSTLNTSLTWPSSQKPDSQDAPTIAPHAWDESLSNVRAPTVMSNAQPWNAFGEPSVDIPSMGAKQTDESLAAALGHPSNPEQYLALEASVDFSGMPWVGMPRPMASSEPSALSIPSDGIVGPPHTPSLFPFMGETSSHGSTTGYKSTNPFDFPFDTDTEQGNMQFLDMSSLQAALPDPQLPNSLLGGVSQPWFPQNPVTPYSAVASQGGLAYMAGQAASPQISNVPVQGPVASIGGNPFD, encoded by the exons ATGGGGAGCAGGAGGGAAGAAGAGCGGAATGAGAAGATTATCAGAGGTCTCATGAAGCTCCCTCCCAACCGGAGGTGCATCAATTGCAACAGCTTG GGTCCGCAGTATGTTTGTACGAATTTCTGGACCTTCGTCTGCGTGACCTGCAGTGGAATACA tCGTGAATTTACTCATCGTGTGAAGTCCGTATCCATGGCAAAATTTACTTCCAAAGAAGTTGAAGCCCTTCAAAACGGTGGTAATCAG CGAGCTAGGGAAACATACCTGAAGGACTGGGACCCACAAAGGCAAAGATTGCCTGATAGCAG TAATGCCGATAAGGTCCGGGAGTTCATTAAAAACGTGTATGTAGATAGAAGATATGCTGGAGAGAAGAACTCTGAGAAGCCTCCGAGGGATGTACAG AGCATCAGAAGTCAGGAAGAAGAGACACGGCGTGCTAGTTCTTATCATTCATATTCTCAAAGTCCACCTTACGACTATCAATATGAGGAACGGCGATATGGTAAACCAGGTGCTGCTCTGACCAGGAAACCTGGTTCAGATCGAGGACTCTATGAAGGGAAGGTATCTAGTTTTGTGTATAGTCCGGGACGTCATAGTGAACATATGTATGAGGATAGATTTGCAAATGAGGGATCCGGTGCCAGAGTTTCAGATTACTCTGTTTCTAGTGGAGGTGACCCATTTAGATCAGGTGCTCTATCTCCAACTTTTCAAAGGGATGCTGGATATAGCAGCCCACCTTTGCCGCCGCCAAGAGGCGACTCGAGTGACAATTTAAATCGTGAAACATCAAACAAATCCTTGGAGGCAAACGTCAGGAGGGACGCGGATGGGAAACATTGTTCTCAG AGAACAGCGTCTTCAGGAAGTTTTGGCTCATTTGATAGCAACTCAATGTCTCTCAAGTCCTTCAATTCAGGTAGTTTAGTCAATGTTGTTCCAGAATCCGAGCAAGTTCCTGGGACTCATCAAGATAAAATATCTACCTTTTCCCAGTCAACTGTCCCTGGAAGTTCTGGTATAGACCTTTTTCAGGCAACATCTGGACCAGATCCTGCAGCTACATCAATTGACTTGTTTCAGGCACCATTTGGCCCAGAACCTAAGGATTCATCAATTGACTTGTTTCAAGCACCTCCGTCTATAGATCTTTTCCAATCCTCAACACATCCAGCTCCATCCCCAATTCAACATCAAATTCCCCAAACTACTACGTCAGCATCTTTGGATTTCTTTGCTGATTTTTCCCAGCAATCACATGCAACCATGGAAAAGACATCGCCAGAGCCATCTGTTCCTAAAAATGAAGGATGGGCGACCTTTGATTCACCCCAACCCACTACATCTGCTCCAGCTGATGAAAGTTTGACTCATGTGAAAGTACCTTCCGGTGAGGGCGATGGTAGAGAAATTTTTGATATGTATTCAACTTTGAATACAAGCCTTACTTGGCCTTCATCTCAAAAACCTGATTCTCAAGATGCACCTACGATAGCACCTCATGCATGGGATGAAAGTCTCAGCAATGTTCGAGCTCCCACTGTTATGTCAAATGCTCAG CCATGGAATGCATTTGGAGAACCTAGTGTAGACATCCCTTCAATGGGTGCAAAGCAAACTGACGAGTCACTAGCAGCAGCTCTGGGGCATCCGTCAAACCCTGAACAGTATTTGGCACTTGAAGCCTCAGTG GACTTTTCTGGAATGCCATGGGTGGGAATGCCAAGACCCATGGCCTCCTCTGAGCCTTCAGCACTAAGTATCCCATCAGATGGCATTGTGGGGCCGCCACATACTCCATCATTGTTTCCTTTTATG GGGGAAACATCATCACATGGCAGTACAACTGGTTATAAATCAACCAACCCATTCGATTTCCCTTTTGACACGGATACCGAACAAGGCAATATG CAGTTCTTGGACATGAGCTCGTTGCAAGCTGCACTTCCTGATCCCCAACTCCCGAATTCCTTACTGGGAGGTGTATCTCAGCCATGGTTCCCACAGAACCCAGTTACACCTTATTCTGCAGTGGCTTCCCAAG GTGGCTTGGCATATATGGCAGGTCAAGCAGCAAGTCCTCAAATTTC GAATGTCCCAGTACAAGGGCCAGTGGCCTCAATTGGAGGAAATCCGTTTGATTAG
- the LOC116198159 gene encoding F-box protein SKIP24, with amino-acid sequence MSTLPDELWRLILDIGVRSPNPTLTYRDLCCLSISSRRFHRLSSEDSLWSRLLSSDFPPPPPSSSAPSTAASSLPPSSQSLYRIRFERDRDRKLAAHRRAVLRKESQIAEHSKKLSSMEASLALESDKLKTTAAELSNLQRVRQASVALNVWQPHVVRGRQKSLVEQCTVPVESQIRALEMDLRVCKMQISMLRKSYEDERRRLDVSKQELESIKYHPFRDYEVHETSGKRKKIKRCTESEGKTS; translated from the exons ATGTCGACCTTGCCAGACGAGCTGTGGAGGCTCATCCTCGACATCGGCGTCCGAAGCCCTAACCCAACCCTCACCTACAGGGACCTCTGCTGCCTCTCCATCTCCTCCCGACGCTTCCACCGTCTCTCCAGCGAGGACTCTCTCTGGTCCCGTCTCCTCTCCTCCGACTTCCCTCCGCCGCCCCCTTCCTCCTCGGCTCCGTCCACCGCCGCCAGTTCTCTGCCGCCTTCTTCCCAATCGCTCTACCGGATCAG GTTCGAGAGGGACCGCGATAGGAAGCTTGCAGCACATCGGAGGGCTGTGTTGCGGAAGGAGAGCCAGATCGCTGAGCACTCGAAGAAGCTCAGCAGCATGGAGGCCTCTTTAGCCCTGGAGAGCGATAAGTTGAAGACTACCGCTGCTGAATTGTCCAACCTGCAGAGGGTCAG GCAAGCATCGGTGGCATTGAATGTTTGGCAGCCGCATGTTGTTAGGGGAAGGCAAAAGAGTTTGGTAGAGCAATGTACGGTGCCCGTTGAGTCTCAAATTAGAGCGCTGGAGATGGACCTTAGGGTCTGCAAGATGCAGATTTCCATGTTGCGCAAGTCATAT GAAGATGAGAGACGGAGGCTAGATGTGTCCAAGCAAGAGCTAGAGTCAATCAAGTATCATCCTTTTCGTGATTATGAAGTTCATGAAACTAgtgggaagaggaagaagataaaGAGATGCACAGAATCTGAAG GTAAAACATCCTGA
- the LOC116197487 gene encoding presenilin-like protein At1g08700 codes for MESSILESIGVEIIGVMSPVSICMLLVVLLVYALSPSNPFSTPSSAPIRTAANLVYLENPSDSATQKLEGALLNALVFVILIAVVTFVLVALYYFKFTNFLKNYTRFSAFFVLGTMGGSIFLSVIQHFSIPVDSITCFLLLFNFTVVGVLSVFSGGIPILLRQFYMVCLGIIVAAWFTKLPEWTTWVLLVALAVYDLVAVLAPGGPLKILVELASSRDEELPALVYEARPVAPQGSDNRRSNMGPLVAGFSDSGSVELQSVSGNNAQNNVIDGGRGNSRNDEGGSLRYEGEETSPLVGNVRQRHSSSSDSSEYSVVNVNTPNRVGQLGNRELEIEEMSPLVEVPEVGNQREQTRGDDNSDDDSSSNRGIRLGLGDFIFYSVLVGRAAMYDLMTVYACYLAIVSGLGCTLILLSVCRRALPALPISIALGIMFYFLTRLLMEPFVVGVSTNLMMF; via the coding sequence ATGGAGTCGAGCATCCTCGAATCGATCGGCGTCGAGATCATCGGCGTGATGTCGCCGGTCTCCATCTGCATGCTCCTCGTGGTCCTCCTAGTCTACGCCCTCTCCCCCTCAAACCCCTTCTCCACTCCCTCCTCCGCCCCGATCCGCACAGCCGCCAACCTCGTCTACCTCGAGAACCCCTCCGACTCCGCCACCCAGAAACTCGAGGGCGCCCTCCTCAATGCCCTCGTCTTCGTCATCCTCATCGCTGTCGTCACCTTCGTGCTGGTTGCCCTCTACTACTTCAAGTTCACCAATTTCCTCAAGAACTACACCCGCTTCTCAGCCTTCTTCGTGCTCGGCACCATGGGGGGTTCGATCTTCCTCTCCGTCATTCAGCATTTCTCTATTCCCGTCGACTCCATCACCTGCTTCCTGCTGTTGTTCAATTTCACCGTTGTCGGGGTCCTCTCCGTCTTTTCTGGTGGGATTCCGATTCTCCTGAGGCAGTTTTATATGGTTTGTCTCGGGATAATTGTCGCCGCTTGGTTTACCAAATTGCCTGAGTGGACTACTTGGGTTTTGCTTGTGGCGCTGGCTGTGTATGACCTGGTCGCTGTCTTGGCTCCCGGCGGGCCCCTAAAGATACTCGTTGAGTTGGCTTCGAGCAGGGACGAGGAGCTCCCGGCCCTTGTCTACGAGGCCCGCCCTGTCGCTCCGCAAGGTAGTGATAATCGCAGGTCGAACATGGGCCCCTTGGTTGCTGGATTTTCTGATTCAGGATCAGTTGAGCTGCAATCGGTTTCTGGAAACAATGCTCAGAACAATGTCATTGATGGTGGTAGAGGGAATTCGAGGAATGATGAGGGTGGAAGTCTCAGATATGAAGGGGAGGAAACGTCTCCATTGGTGGGTAACGTAAGGCAAAGGCACTCTTCCAGCAGTGACTCATCGGAGTATTCAGTGGTGAATGTCAATACTCCCAATAGAGTTGGGCAGTTGGGAAATAGGGAGTTGGAGATCGAGGAGATGTCCCCATTGGTTGAAGTTCCAGAAGTGGGGAATCAAAGAGAGCAAACTAGGGGGGATGATAATAGTGACGACGATTCAAGCTCGAACAGAGGTATTAGGCTCGGTCTCGGAGATTTCATCTTTTACAGTGTTCTCGTGGGCAGAGCGGCAATGTATGATTTGATGACTGTGTATGCTTGTTACCTAGCGATTGTTTCGGGACTTGGGTGCACCCTTATTCTGTTGTCTGTGTGCCGCCGAGCTCTGCCTGCCCTTCCCATTTCTATCGCGCTAGGCATCATGTTTTACTTCCTGACCCGGTTATTAATGGAACCTTTCGTTGTTGGTGTTTCAACAAATTTAATGATGTTTTGA
- the LOC116194888 gene encoding transcription factor MYB60, which yields MGRPPCCDQVGIKKGPWTPEEDIILVSYIQEHGPGNWRSVPTNTGLLRCSKSCRLRWTNYLRPGIKRGNFTPHEEGMIIHLQALLGNKWAAIASYLPQRTDNDIKNYWNTHLKKKLKKFQASDQTGTAHHDQLVQRSTLGDQRRGLAGDITSSSSSSTYASSTENISRLLEGWMRSSPKNSTNTTTAFATTNSGNYNLKNLELEKDSSIENATASLSCYHPKVEQEEVFCGDRLIPHDEFESILSFENLNANVSWDKSSTCDQKVAIGRLRSDHPQQQQASPPPPLSFLEKWLFDETTNGGQVEEIMELPSIF from the exons ATGGGAAGACCTCCATGCTGTGATCAAGTGGGCATCAAGAAAGGCCCATGGACTCCTGAGGAAGACATCATACTCGTCTCTTACATTCAAGAACATGGCCCCGGTAACTGGAGATCAGTCCCCACTAACACAG GGCTGTTGAGGTGCAGCAAGAGTTGCAGGCTGAGATGGACTAACTACCTCAGACCCGGAATCAAGAGGGGGAACTTCACTCCTCATGAAGAAGGGATGATCATTCACCTCCAAGCTTTATTGGGTAACAA ATGGGCGGCCATAGCTTCATACCTCCCGCAGAGGACGGACAATGACATAAAGAACTACTGGAACACTCACTTAAAGAAAAAGCTGAAGAAGTTCCAAGCTTCAGATCAGACGGGCACGGCTCACCACGATCAGCTTGTGCAGAGAAGTACTCTGGGCGACCAGCGGAGAGGCTTGGCAGGAGATATCACGAGCAGCAGCTCTTCCTCGACGTATGCTTCGAGCACTGAGAACATCTCAAGACTTCTCGAAGGGTGGATGAGATCCTCCCCGAAGAACAGCACCAACACCACCACCGCTTTTGCTACTACTAACAGCGGCAACTACAACCTCAAAAATCTCGAGCTAGAGAAGGACTCTTCAATTGAGAACGCTACAGCTTCCCTCAGCTGCTACCACCCGAAGGTCGAGCAAGAGGAGGTTTTTTGTGGAGATCGCTTGATTCCCCATGATGAGTTCGAGTCGATCCTGTCCTTTGAGAATTTGAACGCCAACGTTTCGTGGGACAAGTCGTCGACCTGTGACCAGAAGGTTGCCATTGGCAGGCTGAGATCTGATCATCCTCAGCAGCAGCaggcttctcctcctcctccattgTCCTTCCTTGAGAAGTGGCTGTTCGATGAGACAACTAACGGAGGTCAAGTGGAAGAGATAATGGAACTGCCTTCAATCTTCTGA